Within the Populus trichocarpa isolate Nisqually-1 chromosome 14, P.trichocarpa_v4.1, whole genome shotgun sequence genome, the region TTTTAGTGAAttaaaatctctctctctctctctccagtcAGTCAAATTCACAAACAGTTTGTGGTCCAGTGTGAAATTATGTATTAATGTTGCTCTTTATCTTACTACTTCAATTAAGCACCTTAATCACGAGTGACTCAGAGATATTATACAAAGGAAGTGATTCTGAATCAACCGTTTAACCGCCGGTCACACACAAAGATATCAAATATAACAGTTCTCTGTATGTTTTAGCTACAACAACATTATATGAAATTATGTATCTTTGAAAGCAAACAATATTGAACGATTACAACAAAAGAGTAATTTGCTCGTACCTTTTCAAATTTTACAGGGTTGAAGTCAGTCCCAGGTTGTGCTATGAACTCCACAGAGCTTGTTAAATAGGAGGCCAAATTGTACCCCGAAAAAACCCTGAACTTCAGCGAAAAATGAAACACCCCCTAAATCCCATTTTTTCCACTTTAAACACTCCCACTTTCGTTAAGAGTTATAATACCAAGCCTGACCCAGCCTAAAGCCTGAGTCACAAATTGGGTAGGTGAATCCAAATAAACgtatcttaatttgtttttcttcaaatgttaaaataatgttgttttgaaaaaaaaaatcaaaccaaattttaattGGGTTTTCACCAAGCTGATCGagccaataaaatttaatcaagaCAATTTTTATCTAGTTCAATATAAAATCCTAAATCAAATTCCGAGTTACTAAATTTACCTGCTAGACCAAGTCTAGTTTAATTATAGGGGGTTGGTCCAGCCTGAAGGCCCGATCCTGAATAACACGGGAAAACCCTCATGAAAAAGTGGTATTATTAGAAAACCATCCATAACAAGTTGTGATTTTTAATCTCctatagaaatatatttatacgatttcttttttctttcaaaaaagacaaatatatattatatcatcCTCATCTCTCGACGAGGCTTTATTCGTGAATACTAtacattttttactttgataatgTAAATCCCGCAAAATCTGAGTTTGTTGATCTAGATGTATTGGGTAAAACCTATTTGCCATGAACTCCTGATGCTGAAATTTATCTGAATGTTGTGAATCTTGGACAAACAATTAAAGAAGGAAATGAAATACatttcatttaagttttttttttcccctgagagagagagcatttgagatttttttattcaaattataatgTTATGTTTAGTTAATTTCTCAGAATAAAAGGAATATAGTagaagaaacataaaaatatttaattagaaaaataaaaatataaaataaattataattttatagtgaATCTTTATCgttttaaaacaagaaagacaTGAGATATGTGATCTTCGTCCCAAGTGTTTTCGTGTAAATTATTTTGAGATAGTAATTAAGGTtgtctaaatttttataattattttttagaacattgttttattaaaacttgattttttccatttaacttttcaacgAAACCTTAACCTGACCACGAGGAGTGACTtggttaaaaaactaaaatggttGAAGGTGTAAAATCAGAGATTTTTTTCGttgaagtatttatttttttaagttgaaagaatattttataatttagcttaaataaaaaaaacaaaaatgatgtaGTAACCTAAAATCatctcaattgtttttttctgttagataatattattaataaaatattaaagggtCTGGTTGTGGTTAAATCACTGTAACCATATTGTAATTATATCCataacatattatttattataatagtattttgtgttttttttagtctCATACttcaatattatgttattttaggaATTGtggttcataattttttattttttatttttgttgggttatatactgattttatagatttagtttttttttcttgatttcaacatttaaaattagatttattggaAACGGGACCtcgtagtttttttaattttttattatgaatttattttaatttcatgaccTAGATCGCGGGTTTAACAAATTAACTCGAATGGATTCATGTCATTTTTAGGccacttttttaaaatgattttttttttatttcatcattcaatattgagtttgttagaaattaagcttcatgatttatttatttttgctttctatggtGTTATCCCGGTCTCATTACTCGAGTTGTAAGTTTAATGGATCTACCCGAGTtgactttgtttattttctttaggtccttttttttaactaggtttcatttttttatctactTTCTATGacttatctcaatctcataacctGAGTCATAGACTGACAAGTTGATTCGGGTTGActctattaattttttgtgtcatttctTAATTGATTCCCCCTCAATTTCACACTACAACAACTCaatcttcttttaatttctttatttatttagttttttattcaatctcatattttaatattaaggtgtttaggaattgagtttcatatttttttttaatttgttttatgtggAGTTAtcccaaaatataatatttttttttctcgattttaactttcaacattgaatttattgaaaaataaagatgaggtggagcttcatgatttttttttatttactttttataaagttatctcatCCTTATTTGCTTCATGAGTTGGTCTAGgttgtttttggttatttttttcaattgattttttttatttcatcattcaatgtaatgttggttggaaattaaattttataatttgatttaatttgttttttatgggttatCCTGATTTCATAATCCGAATTGCGGGTTTGGAAGGTTAACTCGGGTAGcatgcaatttttttctcttttttttaaatttattattattttctttaatattaagttgattagaatttgacatttataatttattttgatttgatttttttagggttatcatggtttcataaTCCAAGTCGTAAATTTAACAgatcaactcgggttaatctaatatattgtcatctcaatatttaaaataaatatcactcAATATGTTACCAtaccaatatttaaaaattatattatcaagtatttattatattttttagttaataattaaatctttttaattaaaaaacacattaagaATGGAACACTTAATTTTAATGGACTTGTGTAGCAGGGTGGGGGAATGATATAGGCTCATTTTCCATTTTCACACTGTAGTTCAatcatactttttaaaaaaatttattttattttgtagttttaattttttttctaatgttatTGGATCGTTGtgcttacattaaaaaaatatattttattatatttttaaataacaatacttgtaatttttaattccGTGATCCACCTAATCAGGCACATTGTATTCAACAAAACACTAGTGAAGATCAGAGACAACAAGGCTAGGATGGTCGAGCGGTCCAAGGTGTCAGGCTCTAATTCTTGTCATCGTGAGAGAGGGCGTGGGTATGGTCCCACTTCTGACATTTTTTCCAcatttctaatgttttttaaactcCACCCCTTTTTTAAGCTTTCATTGCTGGGCTAATGATTTTCACCTTGGcccaaattttaatatttattttgcaagGTTTCTAGCAAATATCGAATTTGcgttaattataacataaagtactgtagttttaaaaatcacacacacatatataaccATGTCTTTTTGTTAAGATTGTGCatttgtctattttattttgttatttaaaaaaaaacggaaAAGAGGAGCATAAGATTGAGaagatttgattaaataaaaaaatatttttcaacaaaaaaaaactagctatTGGGAATGATTAACATTGGTGAAGAGATTATTTGATTATAGTTGACACGTTGCTATTGCTCCTCTGATGAATAGTTGTTTTAaacgaataattatataaaatagatagatatttccttttgtttcaggTTGatgaatctttttaattatatatatatatatatatatatatatatatatatattctagttgaccgctttattttttttttttttgaaatggttaATTAGTTTGATAAAGTTAATATGATTTAACCAAATCTTCTAGTTTTATATATTGCTGGTCAATAATTTCTCGCCCTTTatactggattttttttttttttggttcttgctGAGGAGCAGCAACACCGCAATACATGATCCCTTGTTtcatatcaaacaaataaaagatagCGAATCCACAGATGATTCCAGTTCTAGGCATAGGCCGGGCCTTATATAATCCAAATCCGAGAAATAAGCAGAGTCCTCATCCATTTTCCTTCAAATGCATCATGAACCCACATGGCATCTCGATGTTCTGACTCAGTAACGTTTCAATATTGACTTGCTTTCCATAGTAACGACGACAAAGCATGCCCGACATGTCCTTCTAGGCAACTCAGAGAGATAGCTCGGCCCCCCTTTGGCCACATTGTCTACATTTTCGTTGCTCGGTTTTCTTGCCAGGAACACCCGGGGTTTTCAATTTCTTGGAATTAAATTTAAGttcaattattattgtttttttttgtgtgtaaaaCCTCAAATCAGTCCTCAGCCTATGCACCGATTCTCAATGGGTCTTTAAACTGAAACTCTTCTTAACTAGATCCgtaaattaacatatatatatttttttttagtttaacgtgggtgtccggccagcttgcgcgtacctcgactaatatcacgggccctgaagttaacgaccatgtaagcctccagtaaccatcatatgagcaaccatagggCTCGAACCGTAAATTATCATACTTTAGTCCTTCAAGCCATGCTCATCAATGATCGAggataattaaattgaatcaaatattgaatttcATTCTCCCTCATGTACAGGCGGTGGGAGATTTTGCAGTactgaaaatattttcacctgATAGTATGAGTTTAATAGTCAGGAATAACATATAAATAACCTCACTCTCCCTCGTGTAAAatgtacaagaaaaataataagacaaGATTCCGTGGTTCGATACACTAAACTCTTCAACAGGATCAGAAAAGGCTGGTCCTTGCGATATTGGTACTAGATAGGCACAGTATTCTTTGCTATATATTTAACTATGAtaattgtgttttgattttaCAAGTTAAGAAATTATCATCCCAAGGTTTAAACCAATGTCTTGAAGGAAACAAACAGAGGGGTGGTCCGGTAGCGAGGACAATAAGGATGTGCTTTTGTTTGGGCCCCTTGTGTCTCATGCTTAGTATATTTCTAGCTATCGGAGAGAGTAACGAGCCAAAATGTTGTAGATAGCTGGTGCTCGTATCACGTACGACTTATTTGCAAGCATATTTTGTCCATGTCCCCCCTTTTGTGATGCACTCTTGCTTGTTTTCATGTGATTATCAATGCTACAGAATCCCTTTAATAATGCATATGTGTGTCTCTTGCTTGCAATATTGGCTAAGCCGCTGTTAACAGGTGACGAGTAAAACTTTTTGAATCTATATTTTGATGTTACGTGAAAGAAACTAAACCCATTTCAAGGTAATAACCCAAGTGAATTTGTGCATGGCAGATTGCCAAATTATTTGGGTTTAGATTGCCATACTATTGAGCTAAACCCAATAATATGTTGGTTTGACAACTGTATATTTGAGTTTAGTTATATATTAACCTCAAGATTGCGTAGGTCTGATAAATTATCACACTCAATATTGGTTGAACCTAAAGCAATATGAGTCAGGTATGCTATCAGACCCAATATATTTGGATTCAGCTATTTGTTGGGTCCAACTAAACGAGGACATGACAAGTTGTTTGATCTGATAAACCTGAGTTCAATCATATGCTGAGCTTAAATTAACATAAGTCTAGTAAGTTGTCAAACTCAATATACTTGAATTCAGCCATGAACCGAGCCAAAGTTAATGTGGGTTTGTCAAGTTTATAGACCCAATATACCTGAATCTAGCCATGTGCTGAGAACAACTCAATGTGAGTATGACAAGTTGTCAAACCCTATATATTTGGGTCTAACCATGAGTTGAACCCAAGTCAACGTCGGTCTGTCAAGTTGTCAGACCCAATGTACTTGAGTTCAGCCATGTACTAAGCCCTGGTCAACGTGATGATAAATTATCAGACTCATCTCTTATAGTTTTGGCTACACGTCAACCCCAATTGGTCTGGACGTTGTTAAAGATCCATATTAGAACCACATGGTTTTGTCTTAAACCTATTAATATGATTTGTCCATGTTAGAAATAATCATTACTTTACAtctatagatatataaaaaatctttcaatgACTTACcatatttttatctcattaatgatatgtaaaaGATATTTGTCTATAATTAATGACGTGTAAGAGatttttatctctcattaatgcCATCAAGACCAAATGACTCTCCGGTCCTTTCActtcatcaaaataatgagttcataaattataaatgcCCTTGAACCagtcagataaaaaattaatatttttctacttttcaaATATTCATATCTTAACTGTTAGAGTATTTatcacaccaaaacaaaaacaaatatcattattcttggaatttaaaccttttcttttatttattatatttccctacttgaaaattgatgattttataaTCGAAAAATCTCTAAACCCATCAAAATAGACTGTTTTGTATGTATCAAAATTTTTATCACCATTTATATATTTCCTGgactataaaaaatagaatattggTATAAAGACACAATTAACCATTATCTAAACATCAATTAGCCTCATTTCTTAGTATATCGGATTTTATAACatcatcaacaataatttttttcaaattttgttaacAGAAATCATTCAAAAGGTCTGTTTTCTCATTTTCACTAAAATATTAGATTACAGAGATTAGGGTGCTGTGAAACATAAGGGCACGTAGTCAGATTGAGGGCCTTGCTCATACGACTTGCAAGCTGATTGTTCAAGAGTACatgtaacaaatatatataacgCCATCGTATTCCTTTTATGTACTTGATCAAGACCCAGCACATCACTCATTGAATGCAAAAAAATGTAGAGTAATTTACATGAGATTTACTAGGATAGACATATTGAGAAATGTTTCAGTCAAATacattaatttctcatttcaagcTCCGTAAAGGGATAGTAATGAGGAATGATGACCAGTAGATTGTTGTGCTTATTTTTACAAGAGCTTGGAAAGGGAAACTGATAATTAACTAACGATGTTTAAAGGAGTGGTGCTAATTTTTACTGAAACATTCTTcctaaaattagtttttgaaaaatttcatCCGTTGGATAAATGGATCCCATTTGTGTGTTTCATTCATTCAATAGATAAAAAGATTTTTCAGGATGTGGGTTTAGGAAGAATTTTCcagtaaaacaaaatttatccttttaaaattacatgctatttatttttgcgATTCAAACCAtgtttcgtgatttttttaaatttatttttttttatttttttggtattttttaccGTTTTaccattttaatatgttaatatcaataatgattttgaaaaattaaaaattattatttttatatatttttcaagcaaaaaatattttaaaaaacaaccacgaCACTACCAAAAAGGTTTCGAACTAGGAATGGCCTGAATTgattgaatggaaaaaaaaattcaatacggATGCCGCAACCACTCTCACAGAGGAATAAAATGGAAGGGTTGCAtggaaaaaaaagcataaaagatAGCATAAAGCAACAAAAGCTGGACAAATCCCTCCGGGGGTCCTATAATGCTTCATCTGCAGGTATTTTAATGTCCCAGGCCATTCAATATTGCTGGGAAGATTCGTCTTTTTAGTCCTCTATTTCTAGTCTATCATATTGCAAATTCCTGTCTGTCCATGCATGCTATTATATATTCTGCAATTTGTTACCCCAGTTcctgaatttttaaaaagaatcccatggaaaaaacaaatcaagcacATAGAGGTTGGAAATTTCATATCTATACAAAATGAAGACGAcgaataagaaataattttaatttctatctTCGCACCATGACGAGACTATATAACATATTAATctgtattataatttataaggaCATACTAATTATTTATCAAACTTTTCACAGCTGAGCAACAATGAAAAATTGCCATCCTGAATGGACACATGAATATATAAACAAGCAAAGGAGTAGAAGACAGAAATGGCAGATGACAACTTGTGTTTGATCTCCTGCCCTGCATTTCTAGAAGCTCTACACTTCCCTTCTCCTTCCGGTcttgttttttctcctctctgtAAAACAATCATTTATCTGAAAGTAAAAGTAGAAGAGGATTAGAACACTTCTGAGATTTGAACCagcaaacataaaaattaagaaaataattaaagatggcATGAACTTACGCATTGATCTTTTGCAATGAAGAACTGCGTCATGGATTGAGCTCTCACTATCATGGCAACCATCCAGTGAATAAGCTACTCTTCTGCTTGGAGATGCTTCCCGTGAATTGCTCTGGCTCTTAACTTCCCATGCTATCCTCTCAACATTGTCAACTCTTGTGCTTATTCTCGAGTCTCTTACTCTGTGGGATAAAGGTCTAACATATCCAAAACACTTCGGCAAGATTCGCTTCCATCTTCCAAGGAAACGACAAAGAATCTGAACAGCTGAGACAGTTtttgaagaaagagaagagggCACAGTAGGGGCTAAATTCAGGGAACTGGAGGCCTCACTCTTTGACTGGTTGATAAAAATGGGTCTGATGAGGCCGTCAGAGAAAAGCTGGTCAGCATGAAGAAGAGCATCAGGGGATTGGGAAATGGGAAAATAGAAATTGAAGTTCTGGTCTTCTTCCAGCGATCTTCTTGAGTTCTGCATCCTGTAATCTAATTCTTCGGAGATGGCTTCATGGGAACTGTCAAGAGATGCTCTGAGGGCCGTCTCAAGACCTTGTAAGGAGGGATTGACACTGGTCAACCAACTGCGAGAGAAACTTTCAATGGCCAGAGTTTCTGGGGATTCCATGGATTGTCAACAGCAGCagctaaaatgaaattaaaaagcacTAATTCTTATATATTAGTGGAGGGCCAAGATTCATGTGATTGGCACATTTAAAGTTACCACAGGCACAGACCATGACGACCACAAGTGCATGAATTGTCTATTCTATCAAGGTCAAGCAGGAGACAAAtggaacaagaaaatttgaagcTAGAGAGACGTCACTTGCTATTTTGTTCTTCATGATTCCCTTAtccaatttaaaaatcatttttatttatttttctcttgatctgtcattatattatttaatacttATCCATAAAATCTTTTGCCATTTTTTGGCATAAAAAACACAGTACTGTTTCAGTTTCCTCCTCCTAGTGGCTACCCACAACAACTACTTTGTCCCTAATCTCTCAACTATTAACGTTTGAACCAAAGATGTGTTCCAACTTCCAAGTGCCCAAGGCAAAGGGCCAAAGCCCAAGGGATtctttgaaaatcttttttttttttttaaactccctatgatattatttttgacAAACACACTCTAATTGTCTTAATTTGGAAAACAGAGTCTTACTTTTATTGTCTTAATTTGGATAACAGTCTTTTATGGTTTGCTACGTTAGATGTCTCCATCTATAATcaatccagtttttttttttttttattaatttcaacttttaaaaaataagaggacaCGCACAatctttttattagttttatttttagaaaaaaataattaaaattttgaaaaaataaaaggaaatttgTTACACATTTTGCCAActtgatatatatttatatctagattattttttgaattttttgtttacaTTGGAAATTATTCTTCACttcattttaaaaagacaatttttttaaaaaaatattatatatatatttttatttagctgaatatttatttacttgataaaattattgatttattgataaaaaattattgatttaattttttttattttttattagaattcttttccaatttattttttataagaaaattattttatgtgcatgagattttataatttctacattttttttctttcctgattttttctttggtttttaaaaataaaatacaaaaagtaactcagcataaattaataaaaaaattaacaatttttttatcttttcttttgtccctttaatatatatatataaattcgaATTTTTGGCATAACATCTatgattggattaaaaaaagcAGAGGCTTCAAAcaattttgtaaagaaaaagacacttgaataaagaacaaaattaagacagatacaaattaaatcaagaatatTACGCAATACAAACATTTTGTTTAGAGttattaatattcatataatgatataaagatataaaatagatACGAATTTGTTAATAGCAACCAGATTTGCAATGACTCTCATGTTatcatttgaaaacaatttgattttttatttataggaaaagaacCAAAGGTTGTATTctagaaactcatttttttaatggtattcTAGATGGCCCTTCTTTATACATTAAAAACTCTAATGTTTTAGGTGGCGGCAGAAGCCTCATAATGGCTCCAAGATCATACTCTAACCTATGGTATGGCCTCTACTTTAATCTATCCGCATGACATCTTGAtcattaaaaaagttttgatttttccattaaaatgaaaatctaAATGCAAGAATGCATAAAGACAGCAATGTGCCTCcgaatatttaatatatgtttagAAATTGATGCTCAAAGTATAGAGAATTGTCCACTGCCCTCTCTTCAGAAACGATGTTCTCAAAACAAAGAGATAACAAAACTATCAATAAGCAATGCGCGGCGAGGGACAACCACACCCTGACCAAAGCAGCTCCTAAATATTCTTACATTTAAAGAACGTATGAGAAGGTGATTAATCAAGATGTCTAACAGTGTTTATTTTCTGATTTGTCTGCATGTAGCATCGTGTGAAAACAACACACAGAGCACAATCTCCATGGTCGACTTTGATAGAGTACACGATGAAAATTGATGGTGAATAGGATTCCCATTTTCCAAACAAGAGTTTTAACTATTTGAGAAGAAAGGAAATGAGTAACTAATACCCTTTGTAAAACAACTAGAAACACCAAGAGTGATTCTTTGTGTGGCTGCGTCTGTATCCTAGTTAAGAGGGCGGGAGGAAGAAAAGGGATCGAGAGATGTTCTTTCCATGCAATACCTGAATCTTAACATGTAAATATCCTTAGAAAGAGATAAAAGCAAAAGTAGCAGTCAGGGGTCCCTAGCTAGCTGATAGGAGGTAGAGATAGAATGTTTCAGGGACGAGCTACATGAACAGAGATGAAAAGGCGATACAGAAGGAAAGGGTCCCCTACTTACTATCTGATGATGCTGCAATGTCTCAGACACAAACTAGATGAAATGACATGAAAACTGATAAAGAGTGAAGGGGACTCTCCTCTCTGCTCTCTTGAAAAACAGCACAACTAAAGCAACTGATCCACACGCATTAACTTGAGAAACCTAGCTAGCTTCTTTCGTGTCACTGTACACTGCCTCAAGTTTCCTTCCATTAATTCAATCATGCAAGTAACTGTAAACTAATGCATTTATGCAAAAGCTAGCTCATTTAAGTAATAGTAATTAACTAATTGAAACCATCACTTTAATGCCTCTGGCTTGACATGATTCTATGACAGAGCTTGAGGTTGTTCGCCCTTTACAAATAGATTGCAATGACCAGCAAGTTTTATAATGGGATTAGGACCGCTGCCAAAACCTGACAGAAAATCAATACTCACAAACTTGACTCCTGAGGCACGAATCTCTAACAAGCTGCCCGCATTTCCATTCAGACCCCATTCCAATAAATGGCAATGCCAATTGCCACCAGCATTTGAACCAGTAGCTAGCATTAGCATTACTAGACATGATGGAACGGCATAGAAGTTTTAAAGCAAGGCATTGTTCGAAAATAACAGAATCCTGTACTCAGAGCAATCACATCCTGCTACTATAAAAGAAACGGTCCTCCAGAACAATGCAGTGCAATAGCggtaatgtgaaaaataataaaatgaaaatcatgtCCAGATCAGATTGAAAATATGAGTAAGATGTGGCTATGTGCTGATTGGAGAATTTGGGTCACTGtatgttcttttgattttttagtaaGAAAAGGCATGCATGTTGGAAAACCAAATTTAAGTGGACACTTATTTACAAGTTAGTCAAGTAGTAGTGAAATAAAGAGCAAATATTTTCAGAGATTATAAATCTAACAAATACCACTGTAGCATTTATTTACGAAGAATATATGAAGATTACATACATCGAACATAAACTAGTAGGAACTGAGTCACCACAGACACGAGATGTTGATACAAGACCATCGAAGATTTTTAGACATCGGCCTTGATGGAAGAGCTGTATCCACTTTGATCATCATAGTACTTAGACCACAGCATCACACCGCCATACTTATCAGACCCCTTGATGGCTGGAAGCACATTGGAAGTTAAATCAGGTACAGGAATGAAGCCACTTCCTGCTGCCTCAGGAGAAGCAGGTAATCCTAGGAAAAACACAGTGGCTGGAATGTCTGAAACCCATAGCTTCCATGCATCTTCGAGATTGGTAATGTCACCGGATGTGTACTGACAAGGAGGGTTGTTGTAGAATTGGACCCAAACATAGTCAAAAAGACCTGTTTTGAGGGCATTTCCTACAGACGCATCAGGAAATGGGCACTGGGGTGCTGCCGTTAGGTACACCTTTTTTCCTTGATTGCTGTATGCTGAAAGGTACCTTGCAAGATCATCCCAGTACAGGTCTGTTCCTCCTTCAATATCAAAGTCAACTCCATCTAGAACAGCAGGGCCGAGCGGACGAAATGAAGATTGTCCACCCAAGAAGTTGTTCCAGATATAAGTGGCGACTTGTCTTGCGTCATCAGAGGAGGCCAGGGAGTAGCTTCCGGAACCTCCTCCGATAGAAAGCATCAGCTTAATTCCTTTGGATTGACATGATTCTATGTCAGAGCTTAAGCCTGTGCAACCTTTACTGTATGGATCGCAGTGACCGGCAAGGTTCATCATGGGGTTACGACCGCTACCAAAACTGGAAAGAAAAGCAATGTTAACAAACTCATATAATCCTGTGGCACAAGTCTCTGCCAAGGTACCCTCATTTCCATTCTGGCCCCAATAAATAGTGATGCCACCTGCATTTGAACCCGTTGCTAGCAGTAACATTACT harbors:
- the LOC7494120 gene encoding acidic endochitinase, producing MAVLTTTSMPFLVLVMLLLATGSNAGGITIYWGQNGNEGTLAETCATGLYEFVNIAFLSSFGSGRNPMMNLAGHCDPYSKGCTGLSSDIESCQSKGIKLMLSIGGGSGSYSLASSDDARQVATYIWNNFLGGQSSFRPLGPAVLDGVDFDIEGGTDLYWDDLARYLSAYSNQGKKVYLTAAPQCPFPDASVGNALKTGLFDYVWVQFYNNPPCQYTSGDITNLEDAWKLWVSDIPATVFFLGLPASPEAAGSGFIPVPDLTSNVLPAIKGSDKYGGVMLWSKYYDDQSGYSSSIKADV
- the LOC7494118 gene encoding probable membrane-associated kinase regulator 6; translation: MESPETLAIESFSRSWLTSVNPSLQGLETALRASLDSSHEAISEELDYRMQNSRRSLEEDQNFNFYFPISQSPDALLHADQLFSDGLIRPIFINQSKSEASSSLNLAPTVPSSLSSKTVSAVQILCRFLGRWKRILPKCFGYVRPLSHRVRDSRISTRVDNVERIAWEVKSQSNSREASPSRRVAYSLDGCHDSESSIHDAVLHCKRSMHK